The following coding sequences are from one Myxococcales bacterium window:
- a CDS encoding PspA/IM30 family protein: MSVLKRLATLVKSNLNDLVDSMQDPAKEFDQLVRDMEDSARAARQEVAACLATEKRMVKQSETLAAEVRSWEEKAERAVKSQDDELARQALARKAEKEREKAEADRAADEQRLHVDQLTAGLKALETRVKDVKLRQGTLREQARASKGQSAVSSSGGAFAEFDRLAGRVDALEVEAHLDDELTGRTPESRAAERKLDTMADAQKLDDALAALKKKLES, translated from the coding sequence ATGAGCGTGCTGAAAAGACTGGCAACTCTGGTGAAATCGAACCTGAACGACCTGGTGGATTCGATGCAGGATCCGGCCAAGGAGTTCGACCAACTGGTGCGGGACATGGAGGACTCGGCCCGAGCGGCCCGCCAGGAGGTGGCCGCATGCCTCGCCACGGAAAAGCGCATGGTCAAGCAGTCCGAGACCCTCGCGGCGGAGGTGCGCAGCTGGGAGGAAAAAGCGGAGCGGGCCGTGAAGTCCCAAGATGACGAGCTCGCGCGCCAAGCGCTTGCACGCAAGGCAGAAAAAGAGCGCGAAAAGGCCGAGGCGGACCGGGCTGCTGACGAGCAGCGGCTGCACGTCGATCAACTCACGGCGGGCTTGAAGGCCCTCGAGACCCGGGTCAAGGACGTGAAACTTCGCCAGGGCACCTTGCGCGAACAGGCCCGCGCCTCGAAGGGACAGAGCGCCGTGTCCTCCTCTGGAGGGGCCTTCGCCGAGTTCGATCGGTTGGCGGGCCGAGTGGACGCCCTGGAAGTCGAGGCTCACCTCGACGATGAGCTCACGGGGCGCACGCCCGAGTCACGTGCCGCCGAGCGCAAGCTCGACACGATGGCCGACGCCCAGAAGCTCGATGACGCCCTCGCGGCGTTGAAGAAAAAACTCGAGAGCTGA
- a CDS encoding sigma-70 family RNA polymerase sigma factor, which produces MDQDEEKVALGRDDLVKQHMSLVQGVAAQLRKGVAKGVDYDDLVAYGTKGLLEAAQRFDPRYGASFSTFAYYRVKGAMMDGIRTMGWYSRADYARYCAEERVNAYLQAESDRTPEGPLGGEDTEEVLAGLAQVLDAVASVHIVSIEAAAAVADDAEDAPEDQVARRQADAHVHAAVAALPEKERQLMQMYYFDDKTLEEAGAALGLSKSWACRLHARAVNLLRKSLVKGGLVPPEPTELR; this is translated from the coding sequence ATGGACCAGGACGAGGAGAAAGTGGCTTTGGGCAGGGACGATCTGGTCAAACAGCACATGAGCTTGGTCCAAGGGGTGGCTGCCCAGCTGCGCAAGGGCGTCGCCAAGGGGGTGGACTATGACGACCTGGTGGCTTACGGGACCAAGGGGCTCCTGGAGGCCGCGCAACGCTTCGACCCGCGGTACGGCGCTTCGTTCTCGACCTTTGCCTACTACCGTGTGAAGGGCGCCATGATGGATGGCATCCGCACCATGGGCTGGTACTCAAGGGCAGACTATGCCCGGTACTGCGCGGAAGAGCGGGTCAACGCCTACCTGCAAGCCGAATCCGACCGCACCCCGGAGGGGCCCCTCGGCGGAGAGGACACCGAGGAAGTCCTGGCGGGCTTGGCTCAAGTGCTCGACGCCGTGGCCTCCGTCCACATCGTGTCGATCGAAGCGGCCGCCGCGGTGGCCGACGACGCGGAAGACGCCCCCGAAGATCAGGTGGCGCGGCGGCAAGCCGATGCCCACGTCCACGCCGCCGTGGCCGCCCTTCCCGAGAAGGAGCGGCAGCTCATGCAGATGTACTACTTCGACGACAAGACGCTCGAAGAGGCCGGCGCCGCCTTGGGCCTGTCGAAGTCCTGGGCGTGCCGCCTTCACGCCCGTGCGGTGAACCTTTTACGAAAATCGCTCGTAAAGGGCGGACTGGTCCCGCCCGAGCCCACCGAACTGAGATAA